A segment of the Fusarium musae strain F31 chromosome 2, whole genome shotgun sequence genome:
AACGGGTATGATAGTATTGCTGAATGGTAAAGCTCAATTTGGAGTTTGAGTTCTTCATTCGATGACCCTCATCAATAATCATGTGGAACCACTTAATTTTGCTTAGAATAGGGCGATCCTTAATGATGTACTCATAAGTCGTAAGTAATACTTGGAACCCTCCTTGCCGAATCTTATCTTGCTGCTGTTTGCGAGCATTGGGAGGTCCCTTGTAGACAATACGGCTCACAGAAGGAGCCCATCTTTCGAATTCCAAGTTCCAGTTTGTCAACGTACTCAAAGGCACGATGACAAGGTATGGTCCAGCCTGTTGTTTCCTCTCAATCAGGTAAGTGATTAGGCTGATAGTTTGAATAGTCTTTCCGAGacccatctcatcagccaagatgcCGTTCAGATTGTTGTTGTAGAGTGAGATCATCCATTGGAGACCCTTGACTTGATACTCCTTGAGCTTACCGCCCACGAGCATGTTGGCTTGCTCAGTAACCTCCTCACGAATGCGATGTGCCACAGCATAGTAAtcgatcttcttgctgctttcgtcatcctcgtcgtaATCACTGGCATCATCCATCTGCGGATCATCCCCGTCACCATAGCGCTCGGCAGCCTGGCGTTGTTGGGCCTTGACCGATGACGCGAGTTGATGCAAGAAGCCATCAGTTTGCTTGAGCAAGTGTGTGATACGGGTATCCTTGGCCTGGTCAAGAAGCTTAAGGTAAGCTTCTTCGTCGTTGGCCTTCAGAGCCTGGAGACGCTGTTTGGCCGTTCTTTCGATACGCTTCTGTTCCTCCTTTTCGATGTTAAAGTGTTGCTGGTACATAAGACGAGAGAGCTTGTGCGACTTCGtacgttgagaagaagcagattcTTGAATTTCTTGACGGTGGGTGTAGATAGCTCGAAGGAAATCGgtgtgcttcttcttctctcggTTCTCGCGGGCATCGCGTTgctgcttctcgagcttTTCGGTAATACGAGCCTCACGGACgttctgcttcttcattcGGCGGAAACCGGATCGATTTGTGGTCATGGCGAGGTTATCATAATGCATCATTTGACGTCCGATCTTATCCCGAAGAGCCCGTTGCTTGGCGTAGAGAGCTATGCTTTTCATCTCAATTATTGCTTTTCGCTTGAGAGAGTCATCGGCCTCTAGTGTCTCCTTGGAAGAGTCCCAGTGAGCCAAATCGCCAGGTAGGTTCTTTAACTCGGTATACCGCTGTCTCATTCTGTTCGAGACAACAACTTCTCGTTCGTATCGCAAGTGATCAAAATCAATACCAGTAGGGAATACACCAGGAATGAACCAGCGATTCTTCCGTTGGGAATGATCAAAGTACTTGATTTCGGGGCGAATCATGCTGGTGCCATAGGGAGACTTTACTGTCTTGAATGTATGCGCCTTGGGAATCTCCGAGGCCTCATCTTCCGTCACAGCTCCAGGTCCGTTCTGTCCATCTTTAGTGGATTCAGATTCTGCCTGGTTTGATTTAGTCGTTTGGATCACCTGTGCAGCATCGGCGATGGCGGCCTGTCTACGATGGCGCTGGTTGAATATAGcctgctgcagctgcagagaGACTCCGGCGTTTTTCCCTAGCAGTTTGAAGGCATGGATCTGCTGTCGAAGTAGgccgagctgctgctgcgtaAAATGGTTTGAAGATGGTGCAGTCGATGGAGACGTTCCAGTGGATGCAGGAGTAGGAGTTGTTTGGCTTGGCATTGCGGAGGCACCGAGCGGATTAGAAGGGGTTTGAGTCGATTGGGGCGAGGCTTGCTGCATAGAACGTCCAGGCATAACACCGTTAGCAGGCGTACCGTTTGTTGCATTTTGCATCTGTTGcttttgttgctgctgcaagAATTGCTGCTGGTTACGTCGCATGTTGTGTTGCTGCTGGAAACTCATCAAGAACTGTGAAGCCTTAATGAATTCAGGGTCCGACGGTGGCACGCCTTGCTCCTTCATCTGCCTAAGTTTCTATATGACGTATCAGCATGATAGTCCGAAGCAATGAAAgtgtcaaagaagaagaaaaagagtcCATAATGAGAGCATACCCTGAAAACTTCTTCTGCCTGTTGCTTGGTCGCGCCAGCAGGCATTGGCGCGCCTGGGTGCTGAACAGCATGTGGTGCATGCACCGacgccatgatgaatcaaGTGTACAGCGCGTTGACTTTTTGATAGTCAAATCGATTAATTAGTTGCGAAGATGCAGCTACCTATGTGGCATGTCGCGCAAGATGGGGCGTGCCTCGGCGTCGCGAAAACGAATGCTTGACGCAGAAAATAATTAAGGGATAAGGAACGCGTCGGAATCAAAGCAAGAAGGACAATGTTCAAGAACACGTTGGAAGGAGTTGTCAAGAAAATGGCGACACGTCGGAGATGGCGCGTGGGATATCCTTGGCGTGGAGCAATCTTCAAGTTTCGAACGCGGCGGTTGCAGTGAGTTGCTAGAGGCACGGGAATGGGCACTCGATGGTCCGAAGGTCAAATACTGAAGGGAAAGTGTGTGATGTGGCGACAAGGCGCGTGTTGAATCGTTACTGGGGATCGGGGCGGCGTAAAAATCGCGTGCAACACGGATTCGGTGGTTTCTCTCGATGAGAGCCGATGGTTTAAAAGGGCCCTGGCGATTTTTGGATGCGCGCGCTCGCcggttgatgatggggagtGGTGAAGGCACAACTGAACAAGATGCAGCGTGATGGTTGGTGCGGTCTTGAGTCGGCCAGCCAGAGTATTTTTCAGCACGGCCCCCCGTCGGAACCTACCTAAGCAACCCCAACCTGGCAATTTACAAATTGCGCCTGAGGCAGTCAAGAAAGAGTATTAGGTAATGGATTTGCTAGTCTGCATTGGCTGGCTTGGATCTTCTAGTGCAATCACAGTGGAGAGAACAAAGCAGTCTTTTTATATCCCTTAGGACACCTCCGAGGTATCTTTTTAGGGTCTATGCAATAAAAGTGACAGTATCAGGAatatctctcttctcttatCTATACCTGTATGGAATAAAGTACAATTGATAATGCAAATTGCAGGCTGTGACCTTGACTTATGCTGCTGTGCCTCCTTTCAAGGCTTGTTGGTATTTATGGTGAAAATATCAGCAGCCAATCTAGGTAACAATTGTTGTCAGACCCATATAAATGCATAAGACCAATGAGCATAAGGATTGGTTGACTCATGATAAAAGCATATTAAATGTCTTTTATTGAGAGTTGATACTGGGTAGAAGAGTAATAGAGTCTATTCCGGAAGAGGGGCAAAAAGCTAATGTGTCATGTTACTGAGATGCCTAGATCTATCTCACCATGGCTTCAAATCGATCAATCACAATGTAACACGAGCTAGGAGGCTTAGGGACGTAGTAGGCTCTTACTGGGCTTTTGTATGTTTTAAAAGACACGATCTTAAGCCCCATAACCCCCAGCATGTGTTAGTGGTCTCACCTCTTGAGCCTTTTCTTCTCGGGgccatcttcctcgtcgctcAGCTCCGCGTATTGGGTTTGTGGCTGCGTCTTGCTCCAGGCTTTGGTAAACATAGGGTCACTCTGGGCCTTGTCTGCGTATTTCAGTAGAGCTTCTCGCGGATCTTCGTGCAGCATGCGCGCAAGAGGAATATTCTCTGCAATGAGCTTCTCGTCCGGCTGGTTCTTCTGGAATGGTGTCTGTTGGGGGATGTGGGGGCGTCGAGGATCTTTCGAGCGGCCTGATACTGTAACTCCAGATGGCTTTGAGCTTCTCGTTGCACCTGGCACTACAATCGCATCACCAGATACGCCAACAGACTGGTCCATTGTTAATTCAGGATTGTCGTCAATATGTCGCTTCTTCGGTGCTCGTGACATGACGTCAACAGCGCCTCTACTCGACATCTGCGGGTTGTACAAGACATGTGTCTCGGCATTAGCTGAACCTGTCACGATCTGATTAATCTTTGGATGCCAATCCACTGTAATTAGTGGCGACCCAGGTGTTATTTCAGTGACATGCTCTGCGCGCAGATTGCCAGGATTCAGAATGTGGAGATGGCCGGTCGCGGAGCCCGTGATGATGCTTGTCGAGTTTGGCGCATACTTGATGTTGCTCGTAGGGAAATGgtctgaggttgaggtatGTGCGACTGTGACGAGAGGCTTCGTGAATTTGCGGGCGTCCCAGAGTTTGATCAAATCGTCGCCTCCCCTTGTGACTACCATGCGACCGTCGGACGATATATCAATGCCACTGGTCCACGATTGCGGTTTATGTGCGTCGCGAATTTCTCCTGCAGGTCGTGAGAAAGGACTATTGCCACTGTACATGACCAGCGAGCCATCCAAGGCTGCTGCGACAAGGACGTTGCTGTTTCCTTGGGGTGAAGATCCCCATGCAACCGCGGTCATCTTGGTTCGACCAGCAGAGCCAGCGGCTTTGGACTTGAACACAACGACGTCTCTCTGCGTCCGTTTGTTGTTGATATCCCAAATTCTCAGTGTGCTATCTGTACCCGCAGTTACGCACAAGTTCTTCTCAGTTGGGTGCCAGGTGCCAGTCGTGATTTCGGATATGTGGCCCTTGGTGTTGTGCATGTCACGAAGGTACATGTCTCCCTTGACGAATTCTGTAACAATATCGCCGTCCCGGGACAGTATCTTCGCTTGGGGATGCG
Coding sequences within it:
- a CDS encoding hypothetical protein (EggNog:ENOG41), giving the protein MSSDDDFEIEVSELAADDPMRSFLPTSFGKKSKEADVTAQIERSRRKAAEVSGGKKRQGSSDDSDSDNSDDSDQDEFPVSHELVLKTHDRAVTTVSLDPAGGRLATASTDCTVKLHDFTSMTPSTLRSFRSVDPYETKASDVNSQSHPIHHIEFNPLAGGVLLCVSAHPQAKILSRDGDIVTEFVKGDMYLRDMHNTKGHISEITTGTWHPTEKNLCVTAGTDSTLRIWDINNKRTQRDVVVFKSKAAGSAGRTKMTAVAWGSSPQGNSNVLVAAALDGSLVMYSGNSPFSRPAGEIRDAHKPQSWTSGIDISSDGRMVVTRGGDDLIKLWDARKFTKPLVTVAHTSTSDHFPTSNIKYAPNSTSIITGSATGHLHILNPGNLRAEHVTEITPGSPLITVDWHPKINQIVTGSANAETHVLYNPQMSSRGAVDVMSRAPKKRHIDDNPELTMDQSVGVSGDAIVVPGATRSSKPSGVTVSGRSKDPRRPHIPQQTPFQKNQPDEKLIAENIPLARMLHEDPREALLKYADKAQSDPMFTKAWSKTQPQTQYAELSDEEDGPEKKRLKR